In Gemmatimonadota bacterium, the sequence GTCTCGTCACGTCCGCCGTGACGGAGTCGTGACCCGGAGAGGGGTCTTGGGGGGCACAGGCCGGACCGCCCGCCTGCGCACGTGACATATCCGTTGCGGAACGGTCAGGTCGCCGATACGCGCGCCGGGGAATTTCTGACCCTGAGCACCCCCGGGACGCCGATGGCGGCGAGGCCCGACCCTGACCCCAACGCGCGGCTGACCATGCATCGATCGTTCTCCCGTCCCATCCGCCCGATGTCCTTCGCCATCGTCCTGCTGGTCGCGCTGCACGCCCCCGGACTCGCCGCCCAGAGCGAGGGCCGGATCGTGGGACGCGTGATCGACGCCGCACAGGGAACCCCGATCGCGGGCGCGGTGCTGGAGGTTGTCGGCACGGCGGTGCGGACCCAGACCGCCATCGACGGTCGCTACACCCTTGCGCGGGTGCCGGCCGGAGTCGTTTCGGTCCGGGCCCGGTACATCGGGTACCAGCCCAAGCTGGTGCAGGACATCGTGGTACCCGCCGGGAGCACGGCCCTCCAGGACATCACGCTTGCCGTGCAGGTGGTGGAGCTCGAGGAGCTGGCAGTCACCGCGGCGGCCGAACGCGGCAGCGTCGCCCGGGCCCTGGAGGAGCAGCGGTACGCACCGAACGTGGTGAGTGCGGTCACGCAGGAGCAGATCGCCAAGAGCCCCGACAGCGACGCCGGCCAGGCGGTGCAGCGGGTGAGCGGGGTGACGGTACAGGACGGGAAGTATGTGTTCGTCCGTGGGCTCGGGGAGCGCTACACCACCACCAGCCTGAACGGCGCCCGGGTGCCGAGCCCGGAGCCGGAGAAGAAGATGGTGCCGCTCGACCTCTTCCCCGCCAGCCTGCTGGAAGGGATCACCACCTCCAAGACCTTCACGCCGGATCAGTCCGGGGACTTCAGCGGGGCCTCGGTGAACCTCAAGACCCGGGAGTTTCCCGCCCGGCGCACCTTCACCCTTTCCACCGGCACGGCGGTCAATGACGCCGCGACCGGGAAGACCCTGGCCAAGGCGCCGACCACGGGCCGCGAGTGGCTGGGCTTCGCCGGCGCGGAGCGGGCGCTGCCGCAGGGACTTGCGGCAGCCGGCAACCTCTCGGGCTCGAGCCAGCCCCAGGTCAACCAGTACATCGCGTCGCTGCGGGACGTCTGGAGCGCCCGGCGCGCCGACGGGTCGCCGAACGGCACCTTCGGCCTGGGGCTGGGCGGTGAGGACCCGTTCTTCGGTCAGCGGGTCGGCTACCTGGCTTCCTTCAATTATGGCTACAGCCAGGAGGTCCGGGAGGGAGAGCGGAAGGCGCTGGCCACGACCGGGGGACCGATCAACCAGTATCGTGGAAGTACCGCCAGGAACGGGGTGCTGTGGGGCGGGCTCCTGAATCTGAGCACCCGGCTCGGGGAGACGAGCAAGCTGCAGCTCAACAACACCTACACCCGGTCCGCGGACAACGAGGCCAAGGCCCTGCACGGGGTCAACGAGGAGTTTTCCCAGCTGGGCGAGCTGGCCATCACCCGGCTCAGTTTCACCGAGCGGAGCGTCCGCTCCCACCAGCTCCGGGGCGAGCACCGGTTCGGGGACCGCAGCTTCCTTGACTGGAGCGCCACGGCGGCGCGTACCCGGCGGTACGAGCCGGACCGCTCCGACCTCATCTATCAGGCCTCGGTGCAGCCCGGCACGGGGCATGTCACCCCGACGCAGTGGGCGGATATCCGGCAGTCGGCGGCGCGGACCTTCAGTGACCTGACGGAGAGCAACTACGAGCTGGGCACCAACCTCCTGCGTCACTTCGGGGACAGCCGGTCGCCCTGGTCCGTCAAGGTGGGGGGCAGCGTCCGCCTGACGGACCGGGCCGCGGACAGCCGGGCCTACGACCTCCGGAACTTCAACCTCAGCGCGTCCGAGCTCACCGCTCCGCCCGAGGTGCTGTTCGGCGCGGCCAATGCGCTCGCCGGTCGGCTGCTGATGTCCGCCCGGACCAGCTCGGGGCGGTACACCGCGACGGACCGCGTCTTCGCGGGCTACGTGCAGCTCGAGATCCCGGTGAGCCAGGCCATCACGTTCGTCGGCGGCGGGCGGGTGGAGCGGTGGGCGCTCGACCTCGACGCCATCCGGGCCAACGGCGTGCAGGTGCCGGTGCGGCGCCGGAACACCGACGTGCTCCCGGCCGTGGCCCTGAACATCCGGCTGCGGGAGGACCAGACGTTGCGGCTCTCGGCGACCCAGACCCTGAGCCGCCCCGAATACCGCGAGATGGCGGACGTGACCTCCTTCGACGTGCTCGGTGGCCTCGACATCAACGGCAACCCGGATCTCAAGCGGGCCCTGGTCCAGAACTTCGATGTCCGGTGGGAGTTCTACCCCAGCGTGGGTGAAGTCGTGAGCCTCGGCGTCTTCGCCAAGCGCTTCTCCGACCCGATCGAGCGGGTCACGGTGGCGACGACCGGCGCGCCCCAGCTGAGCTTCGTGAACGCGGAGCGGGCGAACAACTACGGGGTGGAGATCGAGCTGCGGAAGAGCCTGGCCGTCCTCACCCCGGCGCTCCGCAACGTGACCGTCTTTGCCAACACCAGCCTGATCCACTCCCGGATCACCCCGGGGAACAGCAGCATCTCCGCCCTGACCAGCCCCGAGCGGCCGATGGTGGGCCAGGCCGGCTACGTCGTCAACGCCGGGCTGGGCTGGACCGACGGGAGCGGCCGGTGGTCGGCGACAGCGCTGTTCAACGTGGTAGGCCGGCGCATCTCCGAGGCCGGGCAGGAGCCGCTGCCGGACACCTACGAGAGCGCTCGCAAGGTGCTGGATGCCTCGGTTCAGGCGCCCCTGTTCAGCACCCTGACGCTCAAGGTGGACGCCAAGAACCTGCTCAATGAGCCGTACCGGCTCACCCAGGGTGCCGTCGTGCGAGAGGAGTATCACACGGGGCGGGTGTTCGGCGTAGGGCTGACGTGGCGCCCCTGAGTGGCGCGATTGACATGATCGTGACGTTCCCGAGGCGGGACCCTGACCGGACAACGGCTACTTGCCGCCGCACACGGT encodes:
- a CDS encoding TonB-dependent receptor; its protein translation is MHRSFSRPIRPMSFAIVLLVALHAPGLAAQSEGRIVGRVIDAAQGTPIAGAVLEVVGTAVRTQTAIDGRYTLARVPAGVVSVRARYIGYQPKLVQDIVVPAGSTALQDITLAVQVVELEELAVTAAAERGSVARALEEQRYAPNVVSAVTQEQIAKSPDSDAGQAVQRVSGVTVQDGKYVFVRGLGERYTTTSLNGARVPSPEPEKKMVPLDLFPASLLEGITTSKTFTPDQSGDFSGASVNLKTREFPARRTFTLSTGTAVNDAATGKTLAKAPTTGREWLGFAGAERALPQGLAAAGNLSGSSQPQVNQYIASLRDVWSARRADGSPNGTFGLGLGGEDPFFGQRVGYLASFNYGYSQEVREGERKALATTGGPINQYRGSTARNGVLWGGLLNLSTRLGETSKLQLNNTYTRSADNEAKALHGVNEEFSQLGELAITRLSFTERSVRSHQLRGEHRFGDRSFLDWSATAARTRRYEPDRSDLIYQASVQPGTGHVTPTQWADIRQSAARTFSDLTESNYELGTNLLRHFGDSRSPWSVKVGGSVRLTDRAADSRAYDLRNFNLSASELTAPPEVLFGAANALAGRLLMSARTSSGRYTATDRVFAGYVQLEIPVSQAITFVGGGRVERWALDLDAIRANGVQVPVRRRNTDVLPAVALNIRLREDQTLRLSATQTLSRPEYREMADVTSFDVLGGLDINGNPDLKRALVQNFDVRWEFYPSVGEVVSLGVFAKRFSDPIERVTVATTGAPQLSFVNAERANNYGVEIELRKSLAVLTPALRNVTVFANTSLIHSRITPGNSSISALTSPERPMVGQAGYVVNAGLGWTDGSGRWSATALFNVVGRRISEAGQEPLPDTYESARKVLDASVQAPLFSTLTLKVDAKNLLNEPYRLTQGAVVREEYHTGRVFGVGLTWRP